The DNA region GTTGACCGCGGCACCCGAGCGGGCGGAAGAGCTGGAGAAAATCGCCGGAAAGCACGGGGTTCCCGTGTTCCGGATCGGTCATGTCACCAAGGAAAAATCCCTGCGGATCCGGGTGAACGGAGAACCGGTGATCCATCGCTCCGTCGATGAACTGACCCGCCTGTGGGAGGAGGCGATCCCATGCGCGATGAAAGCATCTTCGACTTCGACAAGCTGAACGAGGAGTGCGGAGTGTTCGGGGTGATCGGTCACCCCGACGCCGCCCTGCTCACCTATTACGGCCTGCACGCCCTTCAGCATCGGGGACAGGAAAGCGCGGGAATCGTTGCCACCAACGGAGAGAGGTTTTTCGTGCAGCGCGGGCTCGGTCTGGTGACGGAAGTGTTCAACAGCGAAAACCTGCAGAAGCTCAAAGGACACACCGCCATCGGCCATGTGCGTTACTCCACGGCCGGAGGAACGGGGCTGGCCAACGCCCAGCCGCTGGTGTTCAATTACGCCCGCGGAGAACTGGCCATCGCCACCAACGGCAATCTGGTCAATGCTTCCCGTCTCCGCCGGGAGCTGGAGGAGCAGGGGTCCATCTTCCAGACCACGACGGACACGGAGGTGTTCGCTCATCTCATCGCCCGGTCCCGGGCCGAAACGTTGGAGGAAGCGGTCAAGGAAGCCTTGCAGCGGGTCGTCGGGGCATACGCGCTGCTCATCATGACCAACGATGAAGTGATCATCGCCGAAGATCCGCACGGACTCCGGCCGTTTGCCATGGCCAAGATGGGGGGCGGATGGGTTTTCTCTTCCGAAACCTGCGCCTTTGATGTGATCGGGGCCCAATTCGTCCGCGAAGTGGTTCCCGGTGAAATGATCATCTTCGACAAGAACGGCATGAGAACATCCCGCTTTGCCGAGAAACGGGAGCGCAGAACGTGTTCCTTTGAGTTCGTGTACTTTGCGCGGCCGGATTCCAACATCGCCGGCATCAACGTGCATGCCGCCCGGAAGCGGATGGGCAAGATTCTGGCCCGGGAAGCGGCCGTGGAAGCCGACGTGGTGACGGGGGTGCCCGACTCCAGCATTTCGGCGGCGATCGGTTTCGCCGAAGAGACCGGCATTCCCTACGAACTGGGGCTGATCAAAAACCGCTACGTGGGCCGCACGTTCATCCAACCCAGTCAGGAACTGCGGGAGCAGGGCGTCAAAATGAAGCTGAGCGCCGTCAGCGGAGTCGTCTCCGGCAAACGGGTGGTCATGGTGGACGATTCGATCGTCCGGGGCACCACCAGCCGGCGGATCGTCAATCTGCTCCGGGAGGCGGGCGCCACCGAGGTGCATGTCCGCATCACCTCTCCGCCGGTGAAAAACCCCTGTTTCTATGGCATCGACACTCCGGACCGGGAAGAGCTGGTGGCATCCAGCAAAACCGTCGAAGAAATCCGCAAAGAGATCGGGGCGGATTCGCTGGCGTTCATCAGTACGGAAGGCATGCTGGAGGCGATCGGCCGCCCTTCCGCCGGAGAGGCGCGGTGGAATTGCCTGGCCTGTTTCACCGGGGAATATCCCACGGCCATTGAACAAGAAAAAGCGGGGAGGACAAGCCGATGAGTGACGCATACAAAGCGGCCGGTGTGGACATCGATGCGGGCAACGAAACGGTGG from Staphylospora marina includes:
- the purF gene encoding amidophosphoribosyltransferase; this encodes MRDESIFDFDKLNEECGVFGVIGHPDAALLTYYGLHALQHRGQESAGIVATNGERFFVQRGLGLVTEVFNSENLQKLKGHTAIGHVRYSTAGGTGLANAQPLVFNYARGELAIATNGNLVNASRLRRELEEQGSIFQTTTDTEVFAHLIARSRAETLEEAVKEALQRVVGAYALLIMTNDEVIIAEDPHGLRPFAMAKMGGGWVFSSETCAFDVIGAQFVREVVPGEMIIFDKNGMRTSRFAEKRERRTCSFEFVYFARPDSNIAGINVHAARKRMGKILAREAAVEADVVTGVPDSSISAAIGFAEETGIPYELGLIKNRYVGRTFIQPSQELREQGVKMKLSAVSGVVSGKRVVMVDDSIVRGTTSRRIVNLLREAGATEVHVRITSPPVKNPCFYGIDTPDREELVASSKTVEEIRKEIGADSLAFISTEGMLEAIGRPSAGEARWNCLACFTGEYPTAIEQEKAGRTSR